In the Paenibacillus pabuli genome, one interval contains:
- the mutL gene encoding DNA mismatch repair endonuclease MutL, whose protein sequence is MAKIHVLDEHIANQIAAGEVVERPASVVKELLENSVDAGATKIDVSVDEGGLLSIRVKDNGSGIEPEDLETAFYRHATSKITHGRDLFQITSLGFRGEALPSIAAVSKVEVLTASGDDGRGRRIVIEGGKLCTHEDATSPQGTEFVVKELFYNTPARLKYMKTIQTELGHISDVLYRMAMSHPHISFTLRHNANVLLQTLGNGDLLQVVAAIYGTSAAKAMLPIEGENLDYRVNGLISLPEWTRANRGGMSTIVNGRFIRNYGLNQAILKAYHTLLPINRFPLVVVQLEMHPSLVDVNVHPAKLEVRFSKEAELYEFIETTLRGILRQEVLIPQVTKQQIRRGDNSSFIQEQFLFPRGPYKDEPALEAQDSQGKMNHAPVHGNRTVEEDDLDAPADIQPGQTAGLFTEVPPLPDAPPPDQFNPINPFQAIVDERVKADERPVPNQDTAPAYRSNNMNPPVRENRSSYQTSNRSNMERSWKGSGLPDTAKLAAAVKSDATMPAFPELSLIGQHHGTYLIAQNEDGLFLIDQHAAHERVNYEYYYEKFGNPAQASQELLLPITLEFTPSETEKLKSRLAWFEQAGVYLEHFGGQTFRVRSHPFWFPKGDEKDIIEEMSEWVLSERSIDVGKMREAASIMCSCKASIKANQKLTEQEAETLIQRLGSCRQPYTCPHGRPIVVSFSTYDLEKLFKRVM, encoded by the coding sequence GTGGCGAAAATACATGTCCTTGACGAACATATTGCCAACCAGATTGCGGCAGGTGAAGTGGTTGAGCGGCCTGCTTCGGTTGTGAAGGAATTACTGGAGAACTCGGTGGATGCTGGCGCTACCAAAATTGACGTTTCCGTTGATGAGGGCGGATTGCTCAGCATCCGTGTGAAAGACAACGGTTCAGGCATTGAACCCGAGGATCTGGAAACAGCATTTTACCGTCATGCAACGAGCAAAATTACGCACGGACGTGATCTCTTCCAGATCACAAGTCTCGGTTTTCGGGGAGAGGCTCTGCCGAGTATTGCGGCTGTCTCCAAGGTCGAAGTGCTCACGGCTAGCGGAGACGATGGGCGAGGACGCCGAATTGTGATTGAGGGTGGCAAACTGTGTACACATGAGGATGCAACTTCACCTCAAGGGACCGAGTTTGTTGTCAAAGAATTATTCTATAATACCCCCGCACGGCTGAAATATATGAAAACCATCCAGACCGAGCTGGGACATATCTCGGACGTGCTGTACCGGATGGCCATGTCCCATCCTCATATTTCTTTTACACTGCGGCATAATGCCAATGTCCTGCTGCAGACGCTTGGAAATGGCGACCTGCTTCAGGTGGTGGCAGCCATCTACGGAACGAGTGCAGCCAAAGCCATGCTGCCCATCGAGGGCGAAAATCTGGATTATCGCGTAAATGGATTAATTAGTCTCCCGGAATGGACACGTGCCAATCGGGGCGGCATGTCAACGATTGTGAATGGTCGATTCATTCGCAATTACGGCCTTAATCAAGCAATCCTTAAAGCGTATCACACATTATTGCCGATCAATCGGTTTCCGCTGGTTGTGGTACAGCTTGAGATGCATCCTTCGCTTGTGGATGTAAACGTGCATCCGGCCAAACTGGAAGTGCGATTCAGCAAGGAAGCCGAGTTGTACGAATTCATTGAAACGACATTGCGTGGAATACTGCGGCAGGAAGTGCTTATTCCTCAAGTGACCAAACAACAGATCAGACGTGGAGACAACAGTTCATTTATACAGGAACAGTTTCTGTTTCCGCGAGGTCCATACAAGGATGAGCCAGCGTTAGAAGCTCAGGATTCACAAGGCAAGATGAATCACGCTCCTGTGCATGGAAATAGGACTGTGGAGGAGGACGATCTGGATGCGCCCGCTGATATTCAACCGGGACAGACTGCAGGACTCTTTACAGAGGTACCTCCCTTGCCGGATGCTCCGCCGCCTGATCAGTTCAATCCGATTAATCCGTTTCAAGCAATTGTTGATGAGCGGGTTAAGGCAGATGAACGACCAGTGCCAAACCAAGATACAGCTCCTGCATATCGTTCCAACAACATGAATCCTCCAGTTAGAGAGAACCGTTCATCTTATCAAACGTCTAATCGTTCCAATATGGAGCGCAGCTGGAAGGGTTCAGGTTTACCTGATACTGCGAAGCTGGCAGCAGCGGTGAAGTCGGATGCAACGATGCCAGCATTCCCTGAGCTCAGCCTGATTGGTCAGCATCATGGTACGTATCTGATTGCCCAGAATGAAGACGGACTCTTTCTGATTGATCAGCATGCCGCTCATGAGCGGGTGAATTACGAGTATTATTATGAAAAGTTTGGCAACCCGGCTCAAGCTTCACAGGAGCTTTTGCTGCCCATCACACTGGAGTTCACCCCGTCCGAAACGGAAAAACTAAAGTCAAGGCTGGCCTGGTTTGAACAGGCTGGGGTATATCTGGAGCATTTCGGTGGGCAGACGTTTCGTGTGCGGTCCCATCCGTTCTGGTTTCCCAAAGGGGACGAGAAGGACATTATCGAGGAAATGTCGGAATGGGTGCTCAGTGAACGCAGCATTGATGTGGGGAAAATGAGGGAAGCTGCTTCCATCATGTGCTCCTGCAAGGCTTCGATTAAAGCCAATCAGAAGCTGACAGAACAGGAGGCGGAGACGCT
- a CDS encoding putative amidoligase domain-containing protein yields the protein MNVMEEAEQAARRYERMLAGERAGRLERAGIEVLASRERQKRKPGLRVRYDVEICCLYALRIKRRDTSGMGGTQESVLDREMASTLFKRIERLAVKTLYTLGLDHGAVRLEASGKNGCAVVSIDPRPWKGMTDLSVMYREGWKQLQSQLDEEGQNKVTPVLGMDPEFLLVQMPESKIVPASRFLGRTGIVGCDSVTIGGRRIYPVAELRPEPSSEPRELLTHLLRAFDLASRSITDHSLIWQAGGMPQRGLPLGGHVHFSGVTLNGDLLRALDNYLALPLAFLQDPRGSGRRPRYGALGDFRLKNYGGFEYRTLPSFLISPLVAKGVVALAGLIAASYPSLHLRPLMNTSVHTAFYEGDRERMKEYIPALLDDLVGLEDYARYEKYAAPLIRHLREGRTWDESRDIRKVWNIRAGS from the coding sequence ATGAATGTGATGGAGGAGGCAGAGCAAGCGGCAAGGCGTTACGAACGCATGCTGGCAGGAGAACGGGCAGGACGATTGGAACGAGCTGGTATCGAAGTGCTTGCCTCACGTGAAAGGCAAAAACGGAAGCCTGGGCTTCGAGTACGTTATGATGTAGAGATATGCTGCCTGTACGCGCTTAGAATTAAACGGCGGGATACCAGCGGCATGGGCGGTACACAGGAAAGCGTGCTGGACCGGGAAATGGCCTCGACGCTGTTCAAACGAATTGAGCGGCTCGCCGTCAAAACATTATATACCCTTGGATTGGATCACGGTGCCGTACGGTTGGAAGCCTCGGGGAAAAATGGGTGTGCTGTTGTATCGATTGACCCCCGACCTTGGAAGGGCATGACAGATCTATCCGTCATGTACCGGGAAGGCTGGAAGCAGCTGCAGTCTCAACTGGATGAGGAAGGTCAGAACAAAGTAACACCTGTGCTCGGGATGGACCCGGAGTTTTTGCTCGTTCAGATGCCAGAATCGAAAATTGTACCTGCCTCAAGATTTCTGGGGCGTACGGGAATAGTAGGCTGTGATTCCGTGACTATTGGGGGCAGACGGATCTATCCAGTTGCTGAACTTCGCCCTGAGCCCAGCTCCGAACCGCGCGAGCTGCTAACGCACTTACTTAGGGCGTTTGACCTTGCATCCCGCAGCATAACGGATCATTCGCTCATTTGGCAGGCCGGGGGAATGCCGCAGCGAGGATTGCCGCTTGGAGGACATGTGCATTTCAGCGGAGTAACTCTTAATGGGGATCTGCTGCGTGCGCTGGACAATTATCTGGCCCTCCCGCTAGCGTTTCTGCAGGATCCGCGTGGGTCGGGCAGGCGTCCAAGGTACGGAGCACTGGGTGATTTTCGACTGAAGAACTATGGCGGATTCGAGTATCGTACACTTCCCAGTTTTCTGATCTCTCCACTCGTTGCCAAAGGAGTCGTCGCTCTCGCCGGTCTTATCGCCGCCTCCTACCCGAGTCTTCATCTACGTCCTTTGATGAACACATCCGTGCACACAGCCTTTTATGAAGGAGACCGGGAACGAATGAAGGAATACATCCCAGCGCTTCTGGATGATCTGGTCGGCTTGGAAGACTACGCAAGATATGAAAAGTATGCTGCCCCGCTGATACGCCACCTGAGAGAGGGTAGAACGTGGGATGAGAGCCGGGACATTCGCAAAGTCTGGAATATTCGTGCAGGTTCATGA
- the mutS gene encoding DNA mismatch repair protein MutS, producing MAQYTPMIQQYLQVKAEAQDAFLFFRLGDFYEMFFDDAVNAARELEITLTARAGGGEEKIPMCGVPYHSADNYIQRLIEKGYKVAICEQMEDPTVTKGMVRREIVRVITPGTVMEGKTLGDKSNNYMVCLTGNQNTLALAACDLSTGELYVTSVPYSKEWLKDEIGIYEPSELVGDAPLLETVAAQSSPIGRPVVYTPWTKSKEDLVRQQFGEAAWARLEPERQVCVARLFSYLSETQKRSLGQLTQISTYEPDHFMILDPFTRRNLELVETVRERSKKGSLLWLLDKTETSMGARMLRRWVDKPLLQKGKINERLEAVDTLYNQFILREDLRAELKDIYDLERLVGRIAFGNANGRDLNALKLSLDKIPRLRQYCADSSSTTLQNIAEMMDDCSDLRDAIGCAIVDEPPVSVRDGGLIREGYHERLDELREASVNGKQWIAELEAKEREATGIRSLKIGYNKVFGYYIEITKSNLASLPEGRYERKQTLANAERYITPELKEKETLILEAQDKMVDIEYGLFAELRDRLNQEIARLQKLAEQVAEIDVYQSFAVISAERNFVRPTLTDGYDFVVEQGRHPVVEAVMRDGAFIANHTAMKKEEARILLITGPNMAGKSTYMRQVALISIMAQIGCFVPAGQAEVPIMDRIFTRIGAADDLIGGQSTFMVEMADIQVMTDKATPRSLIIIDELGRGTSTSEGMAIAQSVIEYVHDIIGCKALVSTHFHELAHLEESLDKLANYSMAVQESGDKVNFLRKLIPGAASSSYGIYCARLAGLPDSIIERANGLLHGFEHAAAQVAVGSEFAGKGKSTLESDLNITIGSNNAKSATMVREEAEVSAPDTVTYLEREPAKERGNKNNSASKQQDVVQLSIFGDDEPDVAIKPHVVAVDKPARDFIRHMKDIDVMNMTPIQAMQLLNDLKLKAQQLS from the coding sequence ATGGCTCAGTATACGCCAATGATTCAACAATATTTGCAAGTGAAGGCCGAAGCGCAAGACGCTTTTCTTTTTTTTAGATTAGGTGATTTCTATGAAATGTTTTTCGATGATGCTGTCAATGCTGCACGTGAGCTCGAAATTACGCTGACTGCTCGCGCAGGCGGCGGGGAAGAGAAAATTCCGATGTGCGGTGTGCCTTATCATTCGGCGGACAATTACATACAGCGTCTGATTGAAAAAGGATACAAGGTTGCCATTTGTGAGCAGATGGAAGATCCTACCGTAACCAAAGGGATGGTACGCCGGGAAATTGTGCGTGTCATTACGCCTGGAACAGTGATGGAAGGCAAGACGCTTGGTGACAAATCCAACAATTATATGGTCTGCCTGACGGGAAACCAAAATACACTGGCGCTTGCAGCGTGTGACCTGTCAACGGGTGAATTGTATGTGACGTCCGTTCCATATTCCAAGGAATGGCTGAAAGACGAGATCGGCATCTATGAACCTTCCGAATTAGTCGGTGATGCGCCTCTTCTTGAGACCGTCGCTGCGCAGTCTTCACCAATCGGGAGACCTGTTGTATACACGCCTTGGACCAAAAGCAAGGAAGACCTTGTTCGGCAACAATTCGGTGAGGCTGCCTGGGCAAGACTGGAGCCGGAACGTCAAGTGTGTGTCGCTCGTCTGTTCTCTTATCTGAGTGAAACGCAGAAACGTTCGCTGGGGCAATTGACACAAATCTCGACTTACGAGCCGGATCACTTCATGATTCTGGATCCATTCACCAGACGTAATCTGGAACTCGTGGAAACGGTTCGCGAGCGCTCCAAGAAGGGCTCGTTGCTCTGGCTGCTGGACAAGACGGAGACATCCATGGGTGCGCGGATGCTGCGGCGGTGGGTAGATAAACCCTTGCTGCAAAAAGGGAAAATCAATGAGCGGCTTGAAGCGGTGGACACGTTATACAATCAGTTCATTTTGCGAGAGGATCTGCGTGCCGAATTGAAGGACATTTATGATCTGGAACGTCTGGTGGGGCGGATTGCCTTCGGGAATGCCAACGGGCGGGATCTGAATGCACTCAAACTATCGCTGGATAAAATACCTAGACTGCGCCAGTATTGTGCAGATTCTTCTTCGACGACGCTGCAGAACATTGCGGAGATGATGGATGACTGTAGTGACCTGAGGGATGCCATCGGGTGTGCGATTGTGGACGAGCCTCCGGTTTCCGTAAGGGATGGGGGATTAATTCGTGAAGGTTATCATGAACGACTGGACGAACTGCGGGAAGCTTCGGTTAACGGCAAACAGTGGATCGCTGAATTGGAAGCAAAGGAGCGTGAAGCTACGGGCATCCGTTCGCTGAAAATCGGTTACAACAAAGTGTTTGGCTATTATATTGAAATTACGAAGTCCAATCTGGCCTCGTTGCCAGAAGGCCGTTATGAGCGGAAACAGACTTTGGCTAATGCAGAACGTTACATTACACCAGAGCTTAAGGAAAAAGAAACACTGATTCTCGAGGCACAGGACAAGATGGTCGATATCGAGTACGGATTGTTTGCGGAGCTTAGGGATCGGTTGAATCAGGAAATCGCAAGACTGCAAAAACTGGCCGAACAGGTCGCGGAAATTGATGTGTATCAATCCTTCGCAGTAATTAGTGCGGAGCGGAATTTTGTAAGGCCAACACTGACAGATGGTTATGATTTTGTAGTGGAACAAGGACGTCATCCCGTGGTGGAGGCTGTTATGCGAGATGGTGCCTTTATCGCCAACCACACGGCAATGAAAAAGGAAGAGGCACGTATTCTGCTGATTACAGGCCCCAATATGGCCGGGAAAAGTACCTATATGCGACAGGTTGCACTGATCTCGATCATGGCCCAGATCGGGTGTTTTGTACCAGCTGGTCAGGCAGAGGTGCCAATCATGGACCGTATCTTTACACGGATTGGCGCAGCGGATGATCTGATTGGCGGTCAAAGTACGTTTATGGTGGAGATGGCGGATATTCAGGTGATGACCGATAAGGCTACGCCTCGGAGTCTGATCATTATTGACGAATTGGGACGGGGCACCTCAACGAGCGAAGGCATGGCCATTGCCCAGTCCGTCATTGAGTATGTACACGACATTATAGGCTGTAAAGCGCTCGTATCGACGCATTTTCATGAACTGGCTCATCTGGAAGAAAGTCTGGATAAACTGGCGAACTACTCGATGGCCGTACAGGAGAGCGGGGACAAAGTGAACTTCCTGCGCAAATTGATTCCTGGTGCAGCCAGCAGCAGTTATGGTATATACTGTGCACGACTTGCCGGTCTGCCGGATAGTATCATTGAACGAGCGAATGGTTTACTGCACGGCTTCGAACATGCAGCCGCACAGGTGGCGGTCGGCAGTGAGTTTGCCGGGAAGGGAAAAAGCACGCTGGAATCGGACCTCAACATCACAATTGGATCGAATAATGCCAAGAGTGCCACAATGGTACGAGAAGAAGCTGAGGTTTCGGCACCCGATACGGTGACATACTTGGAGAGAGAGCCGGCCAAGGAGCGAGGCAATAAGAACAATTCTGCTTCCAAACAACAGGACGTTGTTCAGCTGTCCATATTCGGTGATGATGAACCAGATGTGGCTATCAAGCCCCATGTGGTCGCAGTGGACAAACCCGCGCGAGATTTTATCCGCCACATGAAAGACATTGATGTCATGAATATGACGCCTATACAGGCGATGCAATTATTGAACGATCTTAAGTTAAAGGCACAGCAATTATCCTGA